From the genome of Labrus bergylta chromosome 12, fLabBer1.1, whole genome shotgun sequence, one region includes:
- the sarnp gene encoding SAP domain-containing ribonucleoprotein, which translates to MAEVIELQKLKLAELRQECEARGLDTKGNKGELIARLQAYLEEHEEDVDVDDVLAEDTEDFTKVESANNVKVIKDSEESESEPPEEKKVVKITPPSTATERLQQRAQRFNLPATAESKKAIRAARFGSSDESTPSSGPVANSKAAPVNVDQLKKRAERFGMNVSSVSQKIEDDEKLKKRKERFGAAATPAAAGAPDVEAKKLKRAERFGNV; encoded by the exons ATGGCCGAAGTAATAGAGCTACAGAAACTGAAG CTTGCCGAGCTGAGGCAGGAGTGCGAGGCCCGAGGTCTGGACACCAAGGGAAACAAAGGAGAACTCATCGCCCGGCTGCAGGCCTATCTGGAAGAGCATG aagaagacgTGGATGTTGATGATGTTCTGGCAGAGGACACAGAG GACTTCACAAAAGTTGAGAGTGCCAACAACGTGAAAGTCATCAAGGATTCTGAGGAGTCTGAGAGCGAGCC ACCTGAAGAGAAGAAGGTGGTGAAAATAACGCCTCCATCAACTGCCACTGAA AGACTACAGCAGAGAGCTCAACGATTCAACCTACCCGCAACAGCTGAGAGCAAAAAGGCCATACGCGCTGCAAG GTTCGGCTCATCCGATGAGTCCACTCCGTCCTCAG GTCCCGTCGCCAACAGTAAAGCTGCTCCT GTGAATGTTGATCAGCTGAAGAAGAGAGCCGAACGATTTGGCATGAACGTCTCATCCGTTTCACAGAAG ATCGAGGATGATGAAAAGCtgaaaaagaggaaggagaggttTGGAGCCGCAGCAACTCCAGCTGCAGCCGGAGCTCCTGATGTCGAG
- the pmelb gene encoding premelanosome protein b, with the protein MWTSLVLLVLLAAASQTAAKPKNRFTRYPSWNNKMYPVWKEGDARYKEAWKGGRVTFNVGNDSPTLTGAKVTFTIELEFPKNQKVMPDGDVVWAEDCVVNGTKHHESEPVYPAPNVDWEAVFPDGTPIKKDKKPAYVFVWKTWGQYWQVADGPSSSLTISTDDIPLGSYVVDIVIYHFRSKEKFIPLGYASTQFSITDQIPFAVSLDQVNDIVAGDMRFVQNRAIAFTISLHDPSGYLSNADITFNWDFGDESGALISRELTVTHTYVSTGHFKPQVVIQAMIPDRACDPIESPTKAPAPPADQGTTVKAPALMSAVPLMVTTKSAGLNVNMVPSDTEEDNTEDEASTASNAQPAPEAPPVAKTPSPVSQVLPADSEAQTGLVAGVKRPLILTGHAQVVLVAKRDVADKPSDDDCVIYRYGSFCTGIEVCEGIEKVEIVQMSNALMVAPHLDKNVLDITVTCQGSLPKEVCSVILDAQCLKPIHTVCNMVEPSGDCQLVLRHFFNDSGVYCINVSMANDVSLAATSAKVNVDMVSDLSSSGTIAMVLGVMFLVLAVGVVAYSYKRFKSYDPLKEDMIVSAVPQPGRAHSCSGASVFWNLLNRRGAVDNCPLLQERPV; encoded by the exons ATGTGGACGTCTCTCGTGCTTTTGGTGTTGCTGGCTGCAGCTTCACAGACGGCAGCAA agccCAAAAACCGTTTCACCCGCTACCCATCATGGAACAATAAGATGTACCCGGTCTGGAAAGAAGGAGACGCACGATACAAAGAGGCCTGGAAAG GTGGAAGAGTGACTTTCAATGTGGGCAACGATTCACCAACACTGACAGGAGCCAAAGTTACCTTCACCATTGAGCTAGAGTTCCCGAAGAACCAGAAGGTCATGCCAGATGGAGACGTTGTTTGGGCTGAAGACTGCGTTGTCAACG GAACAAAGCACCACGAGTCTGAGCCAGTATACCCAGCCCCCAACGTGGACTGGGAGGCAGTTTTCCCCGATGGAACCCCGATCAAGAAGGACAAGAAGCCAGCTTACGTGTTCGTCTGGAAGACCTGGG GTCAGTACTGGCAGGTAGCAGACGGCCCATCCTCCTCCCTGACCATCAGCACAGACGACATCCCGCTGGGCTCCTACGTCGTGGACATCGTTATCTACCACTTCAGGAGCAAGGAGAAGTTCATTCCTCTGGGATATGCGTCCACCCAGTTTTCCATCACTG ATCAAATCCCCTTCGCTGTCTCCCTGGACCAAGTGAACGACATCGTCGCCGGAGACATGCGATTCGTCCAGAACAGAGCCATCGCCTTCACCATCAGCCTCCACGATCCCAGTGGTTACCTTAGCAACGCAGACATCACCTTCAACTGGGACTTTGGAGATGAGAGCGGAGCCCTCATATCCAGAGAGTTGACCGTCACCCACACCTACGTCAGCACCGGACACTTCAAGCCCCAGGTGGTGATCCAGGCGATGATCCCAGACAGGGCCTGCGACCCCATCGAGAGCCCGACCAAGGCCCCGGCTCCACCTGCTGATCAGGGCaccacag TGAAAGCGCCGGCGCTGATGTCTGCTGTCCCCTTGATGGTAACCACCAAATCGGCTGGTCTGAATGTCAACATGGTTCCTTCGGACACAGAGGAGGACAACACTGAGGACGAGGCCTCCACCGCCTCAAACGCTCAGCCCGCTCCGGAAGCACCTCCAGTTGCCAAGACTCCCTCGCCCGTCAGCCAAGTCCTGCCAGCTGACAGCGAGGCACAGACCGGACTTGTAGCAG GTGTAAAACGACCTCTGATCCTGACAGGCCATGCCCAGGTGGTCTTAGTTGCTAAGAGAGATGTTGCAGACAAACCCTCCGACGATGACTGTGTGATTTATCGCTACGGCTCCTTCTGCACCGGCATTGAAGTTTGTG AGGGTATCGAGAAGGTAGAGATTGTCCAAATGAGCAATGCCTTGATGGTAGCACCTCACCTGGACAAGAATGTTCTGGATATCACCGTCACCTGCCAGGGAAG ccTTCCAAAAGAGGTGTGCAGTGTGATCCTGGATGCACAGTGCTTGAAACCCATTCACACCGTGTGCAACATGGTGGAGCCCTCCGGAGACTGCCAGCTGGTTCTGCGTCACTTCTTCAACGACTCTGGTGTCTACTGCATCAACGTGTCCATGGCTAATGATGTCAGTTTGGCCGCCACCAGTGCCAAAGTCAACGTTGACATGG TTTCAGATCTGTCTTCTTCCGGCACCATTGCCATGGTCCTGGGCGTCATGTTTCTCGTTCTCGCTGTGGGAGTGGTGGCATATTCTTACAA GCGCTTCAAGTCCTACGATCCCCTGAAGGAAGACATGATCGTGTCTGCCGTCCCGCAGCCCGGCCGGGCTCACAGCTGCTCCGGAGCCTCTGTGTTCTGGAACCTTCTGAACAGACGGGGAGCTGTCGATAACTGCCCCCTGCTGCAGGAGAGGCCGGTGTGA
- the LOC109996244 gene encoding tubulin alpha chain has translation MRECISIHVGQAGVQIGNACWELYCLEHGIQPDGQMPSDKTLGGGDDSFNTFFSETGAGKHVPRAVFVDLEPTVIDEVRTGTYRQLFHPEQLITGKEDAANNYARGHYTIGKEIIDLVLDRIRKLADQCTGLQGFLVFHSFGGGTGSGFTSLLMERLSVDYGKKSKLEFSIYPAPQVSTAVVEPYNSILTTHTTLEHSDCAFMVDNEAIYDICRRNLDIERPTYTNLNRLISQIVSSITASLRFDGALNVDLTEFQTNLVPYPRIHFPLATYAPVISAEKAYHEQLSVSEITNACFEPANQMVKCDPRHGKYMACCLLFRGDVVPKDVNAAIATIKTKRTIQFVDWCPTGFKVGINYQPPTVVPGGDLAKVQRAVCMLSNTTAIAEAWARLDHKFDLMYAKRAFVHWYVGEGMEEGEFSEAREDMAALEKDYEEVGVDSIEGEGEEEGEEY, from the exons ATG CGTGAGTGTATCTCCATCCACGTTGGTCAGGCTGGCGTCCAGATCGGCAATGCCTGCTGGGAGCTTTACTGCCTGGAGCATGGGATCCAGCCGGACGGACAGATGCCCAGTGACAAGACTCTCGGAGGAGGAGACGATTCCTTCAACACCTTCTTCAGTGAGACTGGAGCTGGAAAGCACGTCCCCAGAGCTGTTTTTGTGGACCTGGAGCCCACTGTCATCG ATGAAGTTCGCACTGGTACCTACCGCCAGCTGTTCCACCCTGAGCAGCTGATCACTGGTAAGGAGGATGCTGCCAACAACTACGCCCGTGGACACTACACTATCGGAAAAGAGATCATCGACCTGGTGCTGGACAGGATCCGCAAACTG gctGACCAGTGCACCGGTCTTCAGGGCTTCCTGGTCTTCCACAGCTTCGGAGGTGGTACTGGCTCTGGTTTCACCTCCCTGCTGATGGAGCGTCTGTCCGTCGACTACGGCAAGAAGTCCAAGCTGGAGTTCTCCATCTACCCAGCTCCCCAGGTGTCCACCGCTGTGGTGGAGCCCTACAACTCCATCCTGACCACCCACACCACCCTGGAGCACTCTGACTGTGCCTTCATGGTCGACAACGAGGCCATCTACGATATCTGCCGTAGAAACCTCGATATCGAGCGTCCCACCTACACCAACCTGAACAGGTTGATCAGTCAGATCGTGTCCTCCATCACAGCTTCCCTTCGTTTTGATGGCGCCCTCAATGTTGATCTGACAGAGTTCCAGACCAACTTGGTGCCATATCCCCGTATCCACTTCCCTCTGGCCACCTACGCCCCCGTCATCTCTGCAGAGAAGGCGTACCATGAGCAGCTCTCAGTGTCTGAGATCACCAACGCTTGCTTTGAGCCAGCCAACCAGATGGTCAAATGCGACCCTCGCCACGGCAAGTACATGGCCTGCTGCCTGCTCTTCCGTGGTGATGTGGTGCCCAAAGATGTGAATGCCGCCATCGCTACCATCAAAACCAAGCGCACCATCCAGTTTGTGGACTGGTGCCCCACTGGTTTCAAGGTTGGCATCAACTACCAGCCTCCCACTGTAGTTCCTGGTGGTGACCTGGCCAAGGTGCAGAGGGctgtgtgcatgctgagcaaCACCACTGCTATTGCAGAGGCCTGGGCTCGTCTTGACCACAAGTTTGATCTGATGTACGCTAAGCGTGCCTTTGTTCACTGGTATGTAGGTGAGGGtatggaggagggagagttcTCTGAGGCCAGAGAGGACATGGCCGCTCTGGAGAAGGATTATGAGGAGGTGGGTGTTGACTCCATCGAGggcgagggagaggaggaaggagaggagtaTTAA
- the tuba1a gene encoding tubulin alpha-1A chain, which produces MRECISIHVGQAGVQIGNACWELYCLEHGIQPDGQMPSDKTLGGGDDSFNTFFSETGAGKHVPRAVFVDLEPTVIDEVRSGTYRQLFHPEQLITGKEDAANNYARGHYTIGKEIIDLVLDRIRKLADQCTGLQGFLVFHSFGGGTGSGFTSLLMERLSVDYGKKSKLEFSIYPAPQVSTAVVEPYNSILTTHTTLEHSDCAFMVDNEAIYDICRRNLDIERPSYTNLNRLIGQIVSSITASLRFDGALNVDLTEFQTNLVPYPRIHFPLATYAPVISAEKAYHEQLSVSEITNACFEPANQMVKCDPRHGKYMACCLLYRGDVVPKDVNAAIATIKTKRTIQFVDWCPTGFKVGINYQPPTVVPGGDLAKVQRAVCMLSNTTAIAEAWARLDHKFDLMYAKRAFVHWYVGEGMEEGEFSEAREDMAALEKDYEEVGVDSIEGEGEEEGEEY; this is translated from the exons atg cgtgAGTGTATCTCCATCCACGTTGGTCAGGCCGGCGTCCAGATCGGCAATGCCTGCTGGGAGCTTTACTGCCTGGAGCATGGGATCCAGCCGGACGGACAGATGCCCAGTGACAAGACTCTCGGAGGAGGAGACGATTCCTTCAACACCTTCTTCAGTGAGACTGGAGCTGGAAAGCACGTCCCCAGAGCTGTTTTTGTGGACCTGGAGCCCACTGTCATCG ATGAGGTGCGCTCTGGTACCTACCGCCAGCTGTTCCACCCTGAGCAGCTGATCACTGGTAAGGAGGATGCTGCCAACAACTACGCCCGTGGACACTACACCATCGGAAAAGAGATCATCGACCTGGTGCTGGACAGGATCCGCAAACTG gctGACCAGTGCACCGGTCTTCAGGGCTTCCTGGTCTTCCACAGCTTCGGAGGTGGTACCGGCTCTGGTTTCACCTCCCTGCTGATGGAGCGTCTGTCCGTCGACTACGGCAAGAAGTCCAAGCTGGAGTTCTCCATCTACCCAGCTCCCCAGGTGTCCACCGCTGTGGTGGAGCCCTACAACTCCATCCTGACCACCCACACCACCCTGGAGCACTCTGACTGTGCCTTCATGGTCGACAACGAGGCCATCTACGATATCTGCCGTAGAAACCTCGATATCGAGCGTCCAAGTTACACAAACCTCAACAGGCTTATTGGTCAGATCGTGTCCTCCATCACAGCTTCCCTTCGTTTTGATGGCGCCCTCAATGTTGATCTGACAGAGTTCCAGACCAACTTGGTGCCATATCCCCGTATCCACTTCCCTCTGGCCACATACGCCCCCGTCATCTCTGCAGAGAAGGCGTACCATGAGCAGCTCTCAGTGTCTGAGATCACCAACGCTTGCTTTGAGCCAGCCAACCAGATGGTCAAATGCGACCCTCGCCACGGCAAGTACATGGCCTGCTGCCTTCTGTACCGTGGCGATGTGGTGCCCAAAGATGTAAACGCTGCCATCGCCACCATCAAAACCAAGCGCACCATCCAGTTTGTGGACTGGTGCCCCACTGGTTTCAAGGTTGGCATCAACTACCAGCCTCCCACTGTAGTTCCTGGTGGTGACCTGGCCAAGGTGCAGAGGGctgtgtgcatgctgagcaaCACCACTGCTATTGCAGAGGCCTGGGCTCGTCTTGACCACAAGTTTGATCTGATGTACGCTAAGCGTGCCTTTGTTCACTGGTATGTAGGTGAGGGtatggaggagggagagttcTCTGAGGCCAGAGAGGACATGGCCGCTCTGGAGAAGGATTACGAGGAGGTGGGTGTTGACTCCATCGAGggcgagggagaggaggaaggagaggagtaTTAA